Proteins encoded by one window of Cinclus cinclus chromosome 14, bCinCin1.1, whole genome shotgun sequence:
- the TLX3 gene encoding T-cell leukemia homeobox protein 3 yields MDPPRMDPPGPAQGQHQHEPISFGIDQILNGPEQDSAPPPPPRGPDGAATFLGGPGGRGGAPYTALPAPFPAIAAPFEDSGSYSVNLSLAPAGVIRVPAHRPIPGAVPPPISSAIPAMPAVPSLGSLNFPWMESSRRFVKDRFTAAAALTPFTVTRRIGHPYQNRTPPKRKKPRTSFSRVQICELEKRFHRQKYLASAERAALAKSLKMTDAQVKTWFQNRRTKWRRQTAEEREAERQQASRLMLQLQHDAFQKSLNESIQPDPLCLHNSSLFALQNLQPWEEESAKIPPVTSLV; encoded by the exons atGGACCCGCCGAGGATGGACCCGCCGGGGCCGGCGCAGGGCCAGCACCAGCACGAGCCCATCAGCTTCGGCATCGACCAGATCCTCAACGGCCCCGAGCAGGACAGCGctcccccgccgcccccccggGGCCCCGACGGCGCAGCGACCTTCCTGGGCGGCcccggcggccgcggcggcgcGCCCTACACGGCCCTGCCGGCCCCCTTCCCGGCCATCGCCGCGCCCTTCGAGGACTCGGGATCGTACAGTGTGAACCTCAGCCTGGCCCCGGCCGGCGTGATCCGGGTGCCGGCGCACAGGCCTATCCCCGGGGCCGTGCCGCCGCCCATCTCCAGCGCCATCCCGGCCATGCCCGCcgtgcccagcctgggcagcctCAACTTCCCCTGGATGGAGAGCAGCAGGCGCTTCGTCAAGGACAGGTTCACAG cggcggcggcgctgaCGCCCTTCACGGTGACGCGGCGGATCGGGCATCCCTACCAGAACCGAACTCCGCCGAAGCGCAAGAAACCGCGGACGTCCTTCTCCCGGGTGCAGATCTGCGAGCTGGAGAAGCGCTTCCATCGGCAGAAGTACCTGGCCTCGGCCGAGCGCGCTGCCCTCGCCAAGTCCCTGAAGATGACGGACGCCCAGGTGAAGACCTGGTTCCAGAACCGGCGCACCAAGTGGCG GCGGCAGACGGCGGAGGAGCGGGAGGCCGAGCGGCAGCAGGCGAGCCGGctgatgctgcagctgcagcacgACGCCTTCCAGAAGTCGCTGAACGAGTCGATCCAGCCCGACCCGCTGTGCCTGCACAACTCGTCGCTGTTCGCGCTGCAGaacctgcagccctgggaggaggagagcgCCAAGATCCCCCCGGTCACCTCCCTGGTCTGA